DNA from Deltaproteobacteria bacterium:
ATAAGGAACAAAGTATGTTAGGGAGCGCAAATGGATACAAATCAGACATTGCTAGAAAAGAAGCGTCGGACTCGCAGGAGCCCGGAAGCCATAGCGGAATTGATCCTCGAAGCAGAGAGGACCAAGAAGGCTGCCGATATCTGCAGACGCGAGGGGATCAGCCCAGCGCTGTTTGCCAGATGGCGGAGCAAGTTCAAACAAGCCGGCATTGCGGCAATGC
Protein-coding regions in this window:
- a CDS encoding transposase, whose translation is MDTNQTLLEKKRRTRRSPEAIAELILEAERTKKAADICRREGISPALFARWRSKFKQAGIAAM